A window of Variovorax sp. HW608 genomic DNA:
CCCGGAGCACTGGGACCTCGCAAGGCAGGAACTCGAGTTCACGAACCACGAAGGCACCGTCTTCACGAAGAAGCACGACGTTCCCCTGTGGGTCGGCGAGTTCGGCTCGGTCTACAACGGCGGGCTGGAAGCAGTGCCCGATCGCCTGCGCGCGATGGACGACCAGATCGGCATCTTCGAGCGCCATGGCGCGCACTGGACCACCTGGACCTACAAGGACGTCGGCGTGATGGGCCTGGTGACCCTCGACCCCGAATCGGAGTACCGGCAACGGGTGGGCGACTTCATCCGCAAGAAGGAACAACTGGGCGCGGACGACTGGATGGTGTGGATGCCACAGACATCGGTCAAGCAGGAAACCGGCAAGCTGGCGCAGCAGATCTACGACGTCATCGGCGACGACGAGATCACCCAGGTCTACAACCGCAAGTGCTTCAGCTCGGCGGTGCTCTGCTTCTACACCAGCGCGCTGATGCAGCAGACCTACGCCCGCCTGTTCAAGGACTTGTCCGAATCGCAGATCGATCGAGTGCTCTCCTCGTTCTCGCTCAAGCAGTGCAAGGTGAACAACGAACTCGCCGGCATCGTGAAGAAGTATTCCGCGTAGAGGATCACTTCATGGACAAGGTTGGAATCGGCTTCATCGGCTGCGGGAACATCAGCGAGGCCTACTTGAAGGCCGCAGCGAAGTTTCCGATCCTCGATATCCGGGGCGTTGCCGACCTGAAGCCCGAGGCGGCGCAAGCGCGTGCCGCGCAGTTCGGACTCAAGGCTGTTTCTGTCGACGCACTCCTGCGCGACCCTGCGATCGAGATCATCGTCAATCTCACGATTCCGGCAGCGCATGTCGAAGTCGGCCTGATGGCGATCGCCGCCGGGAAGCATGTGCACTCCGAGAAGCCGCTGGGCCTCACGGCATCGCATGCGCGCGCGCTGCTCGAAGCCGCCGACAAGCGCGGCCTTCGCGTCGGCTGTGCGCCCGACACCTTCCTCGGCGGGGCGCACCAGACGTGCCGCAAGCTCGTGGATGAAGGCGCCATCGGCAAGCCCGTGGCCGGCACGGCGACCTTCATGTGTCCCGGCCATGAGCGTTGGCATCCGAATCCCGCCTTCTACTACGCCGCGGGCGGCGGGCCGATGCTCGACATGGGGCCCTACTACATCACGGCGCTGGTCAACCTCATCGGACCGGTCGCTCGCGTCTCCGGATCGACCTCGCGAGTGCGCAGCGAACGCCTCATCACCAGCGAGCCACAGAAGGGCACGAAGATCGACGTCGAAGTGGCCACCCATGTGGCCGGAACGATGGAGTTCGCGTCGGGCGCCATCGTGTCGATTGCCACCAGCTTCGACGTGCCCAAGCACCGGCATGTGCCGATCGAGCTCTACGGCACCGAGGCCAGCATGATCGTGCCCGATCCGAATCATTTCGGCGGCACCATCCAGCTCGCCCAGGCCGGGCAGGAGTGGGCCGACCAGCCGATCGGACACGCCTACGGAGACGGCAACTATCGAAGCATCGGCGTGGCCGACATGGCGCATGCCATTCGGGCCGGCCGTCCGCACCGCGCATCGGGCGAACTGGCCCTTCACGTGCTCGAGGTGATGGAGGCGTTCGAGACCTCGTCTCGATTCGGCCGCCACGTGAGCATCGAGACCCGACCGGAACGGCCGCAGATCCTGCCGACCGCCTTCTCGGCCGGCGGTCTCGGCTGAATCCATCCGTGAACTGAACAAAGGCAAACGAATGCGTGAAGCCATGATCGTGTGGGGCGGCTGGATGGGGCACGAGCCCGACCAGGCCGCGAAGATCGTCTCGGACATGTTGACGAGGCACGGCTTCGAGGTCCGCGTCGAAACCTCGACGAAGGCCTTCGCCGACCCCGCCATTGCGGACCTGAGCCTGATCGTTCCGATCATCACGATGGCGAAGATCGAGAAGGACGAACTCGCCAACCTGACCGCTGCGGTGCGCGAAGGCGTCGGCCTCGCAGGCTTTCATGGCGGGATGTGCGATGCCTTTCGCGAGGCGGTCGACTACCAGTTCATGACCGGAGGCCAGTGGGTCGCCCATCCCGGCAACGTCATCGACTTCCGCGTGAACATTGCCAAGCCCGACGATCCCGTGATGGAGGGCATCGGC
This region includes:
- a CDS encoding Gfo/Idh/MocA family protein, with the translated sequence MDKVGIGFIGCGNISEAYLKAAAKFPILDIRGVADLKPEAAQARAAQFGLKAVSVDALLRDPAIEIIVNLTIPAAHVEVGLMAIAAGKHVHSEKPLGLTASHARALLEAADKRGLRVGCAPDTFLGGAHQTCRKLVDEGAIGKPVAGTATFMCPGHERWHPNPAFYYAAGGGPMLDMGPYYITALVNLIGPVARVSGSTSRVRSERLITSEPQKGTKIDVEVATHVAGTMEFASGAIVSIATSFDVPKHRHVPIELYGTEASMIVPDPNHFGGTIQLAQAGQEWADQPIGHAYGDGNYRSIGVADMAHAIRAGRPHRASGELALHVLEVMEAFETSSRFGRHVSIETRPERPQILPTAFSAGGLG
- a CDS encoding ThuA domain-containing protein, with translation MREAMIVWGGWMGHEPDQAAKIVSDMLTRHGFEVRVETSTKAFADPAIADLSLIVPIITMAKIEKDELANLTAAVREGVGLAGFHGGMCDAFREAVDYQFMTGGQWVAHPGNVIDFRVNIAKPDDPVMEGIGDFDYRSEQYYMHVDPSNEVLATTTFSGEHAPWIEGVVMPVAWKRRHGKGRVFYSALGHVASEFEVPQMRTILERGMLWAAR